A stretch of the SAR86 cluster bacterium genome encodes the following:
- the argC gene encoding N-acetyl-gamma-glutamyl-phosphate reductase, with translation MTKVGIIGGSGFAGEELIKLLSLHDSSSIVAISSRELKNTPVSDLFQGTDLNFVDPEDQIFFQCDVVFFATPHGTAMNKADSFIQKGIKVIDLSADFRLKDPSIWKEWYGSNHKDLENLKNSIYGLTEINAELIETGTLIAVPGCYPTASILGLLPLVSKKLPIDSIIIDAKSGISGAGRTKVNESLKDEIQENFKAYATGGHRHLPEIIEVLEGIHGSSLKINFLPHLIPAMRGIYSTMYVNFEDTQYQSIEDIYRDFYQDSLNIELMLDGQVPEILKVAETNNCQIGVYQSAIENQVVIISAIDNLVKGAAGQAIECYNLMTGNYQLKGIYNG, from the coding sequence ATGACCAAAGTTGGAATTATAGGAGGATCGGGTTTTGCTGGTGAAGAGCTAATAAAACTCTTATCTCTGCATGACTCAAGCTCTATAGTAGCTATTAGCTCAAGAGAGCTTAAAAACACTCCTGTGTCAGACTTATTTCAAGGTACTGATTTAAATTTTGTAGATCCGGAAGATCAGATATTTTTTCAATGTGATGTCGTTTTCTTTGCTACTCCTCATGGAACTGCAATGAATAAAGCAGACTCTTTTATTCAGAAAGGAATAAAAGTCATTGATCTATCTGCAGATTTTCGACTAAAAGATCCGTCAATCTGGAAAGAATGGTATGGCTCAAACCATAAAGATTTAGAAAACTTAAAGAATTCTATTTACGGTTTAACTGAAATTAATGCTGAGTTGATCGAAACAGGCACTCTTATAGCCGTACCTGGTTGTTATCCTACTGCATCTATTCTTGGGTTGCTTCCTTTAGTTAGCAAAAAGCTTCCGATAGATTCAATTATCATTGATGCAAAGTCAGGAATTAGTGGTGCAGGCAGGACTAAAGTTAACGAAAGTTTAAAAGATGAAATTCAGGAAAATTTTAAAGCATATGCTACTGGTGGACATCGACATCTCCCTGAAATAATCGAAGTCCTTGAAGGAATTCATGGATCATCTTTAAAGATTAATTTTTTGCCTCACCTAATTCCCGCCATGAGAGGAATTTACTCAACTATGTATGTTAATTTCGAGGATACTCAGTATCAATCTATAGAAGATATTTATAGAGATTTTTATCAAGACTCACTTAACATTGAATTAATGTTAGATGGTCAGGTTCCTGAAATTCTGAAAGTTGCTGAAACAAATAATTGTCAGATAGGTGTTTATCAATCAGCCATTGAAAATCAAGTTGTGATCATTTCGGCCATTGATAATTTAGTTAAAGGAGCCGCAGGTCAGGCGATAGAATGCTACAATCTTATGACTGGTAATTATCAATTGAAAGGTATATATAATGGTTGA
- the erpA gene encoding iron-sulfur cluster insertion protein ErpA has product MMVETYTPSLMQLTDGAVNKILSLKSKESESEILNLRVYVTGGGCSGFQYGFSFDNTIDEDDTCIEKEGANLVIDSLSLQYLQGSTVDYIEDLTGSKFIISNPNATTTCGCGESFSI; this is encoded by the coding sequence ATAATGGTTGAAACTTATACACCCTCTTTAATGCAACTGACAGACGGAGCTGTAAATAAGATTTTATCTCTCAAAAGTAAGGAGTCAGAATCTGAAATACTGAATCTAAGGGTATACGTTACAGGCGGAGGATGTTCGGGTTTTCAGTATGGGTTTTCTTTTGATAATACGATAGACGAAGATGACACCTGCATAGAAAAAGAGGGAGCTAATCTGGTTATTGACTCCTTAAGCTTGCAGTATCTTCAAGGCTCAACAGTAGATTACATAGAAGATTTAACGGGTTCAAAATTTATAATTTCTAACCCGAATGCTACTACAACTTGCGGATGTGGGGAGTCCTTCTCTATTTAG
- a CDS encoding anhydro-N-acetylmuramic acid kinase, with protein MAGEIYIGLMTGTSADSLDCAAVEFSDNELNIIGLKNYDIPSNIKEEISENTRSKELNETLIKDLDLRLGEFFSDKVEEFIASLSLKKEKIVAIGSHGQTIKHEPNSIPPFSLQIGNPQLISNQLGLQTVSNFRDDDIEKGGQGAPLSPVFHKEVFAEENKRRIIINIGGITNVSLLGGGELKGFDTGPGNCLLDTWTKKNRKGDYDNKGRWAKSGTVDQDLLNIMMMDSYFSLEPPKSTGPDYFNLTWLQDCLMKLNREVDPSDTQATLVELTASSLSNSLEKLKIVSENIYMCGGGVHNKFLMSRISFLLGEKCYTTAKLGLDPDFIEAICFAWLAYKRVNNIKFDMSAITGSNEKVYLGKVYLPAK; from the coding sequence ATGGCGGGTGAAATATACATTGGGTTAATGACTGGAACTAGCGCAGATTCTTTAGATTGTGCAGCAGTTGAGTTTTCTGATAATGAGTTGAACATAATTGGGCTAAAGAATTACGATATACCGAGTAATATAAAAGAAGAAATTAGTGAAAATACAAGATCTAAAGAGCTTAACGAAACTCTAATTAAAGATTTAGATTTAAGACTAGGCGAATTTTTTTCCGATAAAGTAGAAGAATTTATTGCATCTCTTAGTTTGAAAAAAGAAAAAATTGTGGCGATAGGTTCTCATGGGCAAACCATAAAACATGAACCTAATTCTATACCTCCTTTCTCACTTCAAATTGGTAATCCTCAGTTAATAAGTAATCAGCTTGGTTTACAAACTGTTTCCAATTTCAGAGATGATGACATTGAGAAAGGAGGACAAGGCGCACCTTTATCACCTGTTTTTCATAAAGAAGTATTCGCTGAAGAAAATAAGAGGAGAATAATAATAAATATAGGAGGTATTACTAATGTTTCTTTATTAGGTGGCGGAGAGCTTAAAGGTTTTGATACTGGTCCAGGGAATTGTCTTTTAGATACTTGGACAAAAAAGAATAGAAAGGGAGACTACGACAACAAAGGTAGATGGGCAAAATCAGGAACTGTAGATCAAGACTTACTGAATATAATGATGATGGATAGTTATTTTTCGCTTGAGCCACCTAAAAGTACTGGCCCAGATTACTTTAACTTAACTTGGCTTCAAGATTGTCTAATGAAACTAAACCGAGAAGTAGATCCTTCTGATACTCAAGCAACCTTGGTAGAGCTTACTGCAAGCAGTCTCTCAAATTCTTTGGAGAAACTTAAAATCGTTAGTGAAAATATATATATGTGTGGTGGTGGAGTTCACAATAAATTTTTGATGAGCAGGATATCATTCCTTTTGGGAGAAAAATGTTACACGACAGCTAAGCTCGGGCTAGATCCAGATTTCATAGAAGCTATTTGTTTCGCTTGGTTGGCATACAAAAGAGTTAATAATATCAAATTTGATATGAGCGCGATTACAGGAAGCAATGAGAAAGTCTACTTAGGTAAAGTGTATTTACCTGCTAAATAG
- a CDS encoding peptidoglycan DD-metalloendopeptidase family protein: protein MKNFPRKHIFTLLIGLILIISISLLSNIEFAEENQYSELTKSLSLSSLTDGYQIDIPPIEKEALIKRNDSLFTILNKLGVLQEDIIKLINSKESSLLSKIEVGDKIKILMNDKGELLKMFYIDDIKSGIQAERNEDGYSISKYLSKIEKVKVFKHVIIEDSMYVSGLKENVPDSVLMDLAYINGWDIDFTHDIRKGDSYSIIYEEIIINGEKAIDGDILISEFNNRDKKFIAVRYDLDSKTSEYFNLDGQNVKKAFLRSPVKLSYISSKYNLNRRHPVLHTIRAHKGVDYAANKGSPIRATGDGTIIFAEYNGGCGNEIKIKHSEDYVTRYCHLDKFSSRTKVGRKVKQGQTIGYVGSTGLATGPHLHYEFHVNGKHTDPLKVKFPNASPINSSEINNYRKKSQNLLDELNNYKSLINQREVYGG, encoded by the coding sequence TTGAAAAACTTTCCGAGAAAGCATATCTTTACTCTTTTGATTGGCTTGATTTTGATAATTTCTATTAGCCTACTAAGTAACATAGAATTTGCTGAAGAAAATCAATACTCCGAACTCACAAAATCACTTTCTCTAAGTTCCCTTACTGATGGCTATCAAATTGACATACCCCCAATAGAAAAAGAGGCTTTAATCAAAAGAAATGATTCACTCTTTACAATTCTGAATAAACTCGGAGTATTGCAAGAAGACATAATCAAGTTAATTAATAGCAAAGAAAGCAGTCTTCTATCGAAAATTGAAGTCGGAGATAAGATCAAGATCTTAATGAATGACAAAGGAGAGCTGCTGAAAATGTTTTATATTGATGACATTAAGAGTGGCATACAAGCTGAAAGAAATGAGGATGGTTACTCTATCTCAAAATACTTATCAAAAATAGAAAAAGTTAAAGTCTTTAAGCACGTGATTATTGAAGATTCAATGTATGTATCCGGTCTAAAGGAGAATGTCCCGGACAGTGTATTAATGGACTTGGCTTATATTAATGGTTGGGATATAGATTTTACTCATGACATAAGAAAAGGTGATAGTTACAGCATAATCTATGAGGAAATAATTATTAATGGAGAAAAAGCAATTGACGGGGATATCCTTATTTCAGAGTTTAATAATAGGGATAAAAAATTTATTGCAGTTAGATATGACTTGGATTCAAAAACTTCAGAGTATTTTAATCTTGATGGCCAAAATGTAAAAAAGGCATTTCTTAGATCTCCTGTGAAATTAAGTTACATAAGTTCAAAGTATAATCTCAATAGGAGACATCCTGTTTTACACACAATAAGAGCACACAAAGGGGTAGATTATGCAGCCAATAAGGGCTCTCCAATTAGAGCAACTGGTGATGGAACAATAATATTTGCTGAATATAATGGAGGTTGCGGTAATGAAATTAAGATTAAGCACTCTGAAGATTATGTTACTCGTTACTGTCATCTGGACAAATTTAGCTCCAGAACAAAAGTTGGTCGTAAGGTCAAACAAGGTCAAACAATTGGGTATGTAGGTAGCACCGGTCTAGCAACTGGCCCTCATTTGCATTATGAATTCCATGTTAATGGAAAGCACACGGACCCTCTTAAAGTAAAATTTCCAAATGCCTCACCCATAAATTCTTCTGAAATCAATAACTATAGAAAAAAATCTCAAAATCTCCTGGATGAACTAAATAATTATAAATCTCTAATTAATCAAAGAGAAGTTTATGGCGGGTGA
- the tyrS gene encoding tyrosine--tRNA ligase, with translation MSKENLELLTRGTEEIIPEESFLEQIKSKKKLRVKAGFDPTSPDLHLGHTVLLNKMKIFQDLGHEVIFLIGDFTGLVGDPSGVNETRPVLTQDRLDKNAETYKEQVFKILDPNKTEIRFNSEWMNQVDPSEFIKMLSSYTVARMLERDDFSKRYKSQQPISIHEFLYPILQGFDSVKLEADVELGGTDQKFNLLLGREVQKHYGCNQQSIMTVPLLEGLDGIKKMSKSLGNYVALEDSPDDMFGKIMSISDDLMWRYFSLLSFKSSEEISNLKEEIKEGANPRDIKFLLAEEIVERFNNGLGSKSKENFINRFQKGNISQELDEINFEISENSELLTRVLKESELLKSTSDAIRMIKQGAIKVNDERVSDPKFLLKKGSSNLVLVGKKKAARINIK, from the coding sequence ATGAGCAAAGAGAACCTTGAATTACTCACCAGAGGGACTGAAGAAATTATCCCTGAAGAGAGCTTTTTGGAGCAAATAAAATCAAAGAAAAAGTTAAGAGTTAAAGCGGGATTCGACCCTACCTCGCCTGATTTACATTTAGGCCATACTGTACTTTTGAATAAGATGAAAATCTTCCAAGATTTAGGTCATGAAGTAATTTTTTTGATTGGAGATTTCACTGGTCTTGTTGGTGATCCTTCAGGAGTAAATGAAACACGCCCAGTTCTAACTCAAGACCGGCTTGATAAAAATGCAGAGACTTATAAAGAACAGGTTTTCAAAATCTTGGATCCTAATAAAACAGAGATCAGATTTAATTCTGAATGGATGAACCAAGTTGATCCTTCTGAATTTATTAAAATGCTTTCGTCCTATACAGTCGCAAGAATGTTAGAGCGGGATGATTTCTCAAAAAGATATAAATCTCAGCAGCCGATTTCTATTCATGAATTTTTGTATCCAATTTTACAAGGGTTTGATTCTGTAAAATTAGAAGCAGACGTTGAATTAGGTGGAACAGATCAGAAATTTAATTTACTTTTAGGTCGCGAAGTCCAAAAACACTATGGTTGTAATCAACAATCCATTATGACTGTTCCTCTTCTTGAAGGATTAGATGGTATTAAGAAGATGTCTAAATCTTTAGGAAATTATGTAGCTCTGGAAGATAGCCCTGATGATATGTTTGGAAAAATTATGTCAATTTCCGACGATTTAATGTGGCGATATTTTTCTCTTTTAAGTTTTAAATCATCTGAAGAGATATCTAATCTGAAAGAAGAGATCAAAGAAGGAGCTAATCCAAGAGATATTAAGTTTTTACTAGCTGAAGAAATAGTTGAAAGATTCAATAACGGTCTGGGCAGCAAATCAAAAGAGAATTTTATAAACAGATTCCAAAAAGGAAATATTTCACAGGAACTTGACGAAATAAATTTTGAAATCTCGGAAAATTCAGAGCTTTTAACTAGAGTCTTAAAAGAATCAGAGTTACTAAAGAGCACTTCTGATGCCATCAGGATGATAAAACAAGGTGCGATTAAAGTTAACGATGAAAGAGTTTCAGATCCTAAATTCTTATTAAAAAAAGGCTCTTCGAATCTGGTGTTGGTAGGTAAAAAGAAAGCCGCAAGAATTAATATAAAATAA